In the Burkholderia contaminans genome, CACGACCGTCGCGCGGCGCATTCGCGCGCTCGAGGCCGCGATGGGCACGCTGCTGTTCGACAAGTCGCGTTCCGGCGGCTTCACGCTGACGGCCGAAGGGCAGCGGCTCGTCGCGTATGCGGACGCGATGGAGACGACCGTGCAGTCCGCGTGCGACCAGGTCGCGAATACGGGCGAGGCGCTGTCGGGCCATGTGCGGATCGGGTCGACGGAAGGGTTCGGCTGCTTCTTTCTCGCGCCGCAGCTCGCGCAGTTCCGCGCCGAGCATCCGCACGTGACGGTCGACCTGCTGCCGGTGCCGCACTTCGTCAACCTGCCCAAGCGCGAGGCGGACCTGGCGATCACGCTCGAGCGGCCCGAGCGCGGGCCTTACGTGGTCACCAAGCTGTGCGACTACCAGCTGCGGCTCTATGCGACGCGCGACTATCTCGCGAACCACGCGCCGATTACGTGCACGGACGATCTCGCGCAGCACGCGTTCATCAGCTACGTCGACGATCTCGCATTCAGCAACGAATTGCTGTACCTGGACCGCGCGGTGCCGGGCGCGACGGCCGGCCTGCGCACGACGAGCGTGATTGCGCAGTATTTCGCGGCGCTGCAGGGCGGAGGGCTGGCGATCCTGCCGTGCTTCATGGCGGCCACGCAGCCGGCGCTGGTGCCGGTGTTGCCGGACGACGTGGTCGTCACGCGGTGCTTCTGGCTGACGTGCCGCGAGGATCTGCGCAAGCTGCGGCGCGTGACCGCGCTGTGGGATTACCTGCGTGCGGCGGCGGATGCGAACCGCGCGCTGCTGTCGGGGGAGTCGGGGAAGCTGAGATTCGTCGGCGAGCCGGAATAGCGGAGCGAGGGGGGGCGGTGGCGACGGCGACGATGTGATCGATCTGGACGAAAAAAGCGGCCGACGAAGATCCGGCCGGTTATCGGGGAAACGCAGATCTGGGCGCGCGGGAATCCGCAGCAGTGGCCGGTGTGGGTGCCGGCGCTCAGCCTGCTGTTCGCGCTCGCGCTGCTGCCGTTGCTGCTCATCTACGCGCGAACGGCTTGGCGCGCGGTCGTGAAGTAGCGGAGGCGGCGGGGCGGTTGTGCCATGATGTCGGCACCGACAGCCGCCAGGAGACGGTCGTGGAAATTCATTCGCAGTGGACGTTCGATTGCCGGCCCGAGCATGTGTGGCCGCATTTTCTGCATGCGCGGATGGACGACACGCGGCCGTTGCTGTTCCGCCTCGGCGTGCCGAAGCCGGTCAGCTGCCGCGTGCTCGAAGGCGTGCCGGCCGTCGGCAACACACGGCAGTGCACGACCGATCGCGGCACCATCGACCAGCGGATTCTCGTGCTCGACGAGCCTCGCCGGCTGCGTTACCGGATGGTGGCGTCGACGGTGTGGTGCCGCGACTGGGTCGGCCTGCTCGAGGACGAATTCACGCTGACGCCCATCGAAGGCGGCAGGACGCGCGTCGAGCGGCGCACCGTGTTCAGTGCACGCGGCCTTTTCAGGCCGGTTCGGCAGATCGGGTTGTGGCTCGCGTTGCAGCAGGCGCACCGGTATGCAGCCCGCAACTGGCGGCGTCTCGCGACGGCGGCGCAGGGGCAGGCGGTCGGGATGGCGCCGGCGCGCTAGGCCGTGGGAGCCGGCGTTCGACGAGC is a window encoding:
- a CDS encoding SRPBCC family protein, translated to MEIHSQWTFDCRPEHVWPHFLHARMDDTRPLLFRLGVPKPVSCRVLEGVPAVGNTRQCTTDRGTIDQRILVLDEPRRLRYRMVASTVWCRDWVGLLEDEFTLTPIEGGRTRVERRTVFSARGLFRPVRQIGLWLALQQAHRYAARNWRRLATAAQGQAVGMAPAR
- a CDS encoding LysR family transcriptional regulator; the protein is MRHATEPVSGNLNWDDLRFFLEVARTQRASGAAKRLGVDYTTVARRIRALEAAMGTLLFDKSRSGGFTLTAEGQRLVAYADAMETTVQSACDQVANTGEALSGHVRIGSTEGFGCFFLAPQLAQFRAEHPHVTVDLLPVPHFVNLPKREADLAITLERPERGPYVVTKLCDYQLRLYATRDYLANHAPITCTDDLAQHAFISYVDDLAFSNELLYLDRAVPGATAGLRTTSVIAQYFAALQGGGLAILPCFMAATQPALVPVLPDDVVVTRCFWLTCREDLRKLRRVTALWDYLRAAADANRALLSGESGKLRFVGEPE